Proteins from a single region of Chitinibacter bivalviorum:
- a CDS encoding portal protein, which translates to MSEREPMDDQSLIALIDAEARGALGYNGGRLAESRKRALDYYLGNAVGELAPPEIEGRSTVISNETLATVEWMLPQLIRIFTAGDDTVEFTADHPDMEQAAQDATEYVNHVFNRQNPGFMALYSWFKDALLLKNGFLKVYWDSDETQRTERYEGLTQDDLMLLLQRNPDAQIASAEQVPNEETGEPLLTIELAFRKSKSQVRIEPIPPEEMLIRRDTKSLRDASFVAQRRAMTIAELRAMGYSDDLLAGIGSEDANMTSQEAITRRAQNDEQAINPQSFGVQTQDESTRIVHVLEAYIKVDYDGDGFPEWRMIRKAGNMLLCNEEVDGHPFVTLTPIPLPHSMFGLSMADLTREPHRIKTSIMRAMLDNLYLTVNQRFGVVDGQVNLDDLMTSRPGGIVRMKSPGAVVPLVQPQGAQAGYQLLEYMSSYQENITGWTRYSQGTTADSLNHTATGINIITNKSDQRIELIARVFAETGVTDLFRLILKLICQYQQPTEVYMGGSLKQINPTEWRDRLQLQINVGLGTGNKDQIAQHLMSVMQIQREAMQIGVADPQSIYNAATEYAKAIGFKSPEKFFSDPSKQPPAPEQPPQPQPELIKLHQQSQTDQREFSLERWKAEQEYALRWQQLEIDTAIRREELQLKYMQQAAAEAANFNQVYQQTEGLTDADEQPAPDDLGASGDGPGAAGSGDFGQPDLSGGFQPDAGQHQPGMGEQPGSGL; encoded by the coding sequence TCAGAGCCTGATTGCGCTGATTGATGCAGAAGCGCGCGGGGCGTTGGGGTACAACGGTGGGCGCTTGGCTGAGAGCCGTAAACGCGCTCTGGATTATTACCTTGGCAATGCCGTTGGTGAGTTGGCTCCGCCTGAAATCGAAGGCCGCAGCACGGTCATCAGCAATGAAACACTGGCTACGGTTGAGTGGATGTTGCCGCAGCTGATCCGCATTTTCACCGCTGGTGATGACACGGTGGAATTTACTGCCGATCATCCAGACATGGAGCAGGCCGCGCAAGATGCGACCGAGTACGTTAATCACGTATTTAATCGGCAAAACCCCGGCTTTATGGCGCTGTATTCGTGGTTCAAGGATGCACTGCTGCTCAAGAATGGCTTTCTGAAAGTCTACTGGGATAGTGACGAAACACAGCGCACTGAACGCTATGAAGGCCTGACGCAAGATGATTTGATGCTGTTACTGCAGCGAAATCCTGATGCGCAGATTGCCAGTGCGGAACAAGTACCTAATGAGGAAACTGGCGAGCCATTATTGACCATCGAATTGGCCTTTCGCAAAAGCAAATCTCAGGTTCGAATTGAGCCTATCCCACCTGAAGAGATGCTGATTCGGCGTGACACCAAGTCACTGCGGGATGCTTCCTTTGTGGCTCAGCGTCGAGCCATGACGATTGCTGAATTGCGTGCCATGGGCTACAGCGATGATCTGCTTGCGGGTATCGGTAGCGAAGATGCCAATATGACCTCGCAGGAGGCCATTACTCGGCGCGCTCAGAATGATGAGCAGGCAATCAACCCGCAAAGCTTTGGCGTGCAAACGCAAGATGAATCGACGCGCATCGTTCATGTGCTGGAAGCTTATATCAAGGTCGATTATGACGGCGATGGCTTCCCTGAATGGCGCATGATCCGCAAGGCAGGCAATATGCTGCTGTGCAATGAAGAAGTCGATGGGCATCCATTTGTCACGCTGACGCCGATTCCATTGCCGCATTCGATGTTTGGCCTCTCAATGGCCGACCTGACTCGTGAGCCACACCGCATCAAGACATCGATCATGCGAGCCATGCTCGATAATCTGTATCTGACGGTTAATCAGCGCTTTGGCGTTGTAGATGGGCAGGTCAATCTTGATGATTTGATGACCAGTCGCCCAGGCGGCATTGTGCGGATGAAATCGCCTGGTGCAGTCGTACCATTGGTACAGCCTCAAGGCGCTCAAGCTGGTTATCAGCTGCTCGAGTACATGAGCAGCTATCAGGAAAACATTACTGGCTGGACTCGTTACAGCCAAGGCACTACGGCCGATAGCCTGAACCACACGGCAACCGGCATTAACATCATCACCAACAAGTCAGATCAGCGGATTGAGCTGATTGCTCGGGTTTTTGCTGAGACAGGCGTTACAGATCTTTTCCGGTTAATCCTGAAGCTGATTTGCCAGTATCAGCAGCCAACCGAAGTTTATATGGGCGGGTCACTCAAACAGATCAACCCAACTGAATGGCGCGATCGGCTGCAATTGCAAATCAACGTTGGGCTAGGCACTGGCAATAAAGATCAGATTGCCCAGCATCTGATGTCTGTCATGCAGATCCAACGCGAGGCCATGCAGATTGGTGTTGCTGACCCGCAGTCAATCTACAACGCTGCGACGGAATACGCCAAAGCCATTGGCTTTAAATCGCCTGAGAAGTTCTTTAGCGATCCAAGCAAGCAGCCGCCGGCACCAGAACAGCCTCCGCAACCGCAACCAGAATTGATCAAGCTGCACCAACAGTCGCAGACGGATCAGCGCGAATTCTCGCTAGAACGCTGGAAGGCCGAGCAGGAATATGCATTGCGTTGGCAGCAACTGGAGATCGACACGGCAATTCGCCGTGAAGAGTTGCAGCTGAAATACATGCAACAAGCGGCAGCAGAAGCGGCCAACTTCAACCAGGTATATCAGCAAACGGAAGGATTAACTGATGCAGACGAACAGCCAGCACCCGACGACCTCGGAGCTTCAGGAGATGGACCGGGGGCGGCAGGCTCAGGAGATTTTGGACAACCCGATTTATCAGGAGGCTTTCAGCCTGATGCGGGACAACATCAACCAGGCATGGGTGAACAGCCCGGCTCGGGACTCTGA